In Mycoplasma mobile 163K, the genomic stretch CAGGTTTAAGCCCATCTCTTACATCTGGTAAAGCTCTTTGTTGGATGATATATTTAGCATATACTCCATAACGATTCGACATAATGCCATCAAGAGATTGTAATAAAAATTTATCTTTTAGTTCGTTGGTTTTCATTTAGTTCCTTATATTATTGTTGTACTAATACATTATATTATTTTACACCAAGTAAATATCTTTTAAAATTTTCATTTGATTGATTTAAACACAAAACAAAGATTATTCTAAAACAAAATTAGAAATAAAATATAATAAAGTAAAATAAAGGAAAAAATGTCAAAAAAAGAAAAAATAATAGAGAAAATTAAAGCTTATGATAGATCATATTTTAATGATGATCAAAAAATAATTGCAATAGAAATTATTAAAAATTGTCCAGAAAAAGAAGTTCAATCTTATTTTGATTTTATTCAGTTTAAAAGAAATACAGGATTCGTATTTGATTATGCACCAGAAATTGCAAAAGGGAGGTTAATAACTTTAAGGGAAAATGTTGGAAAAAGAATTAATGTTTTTAACGAAATTCAAAATGATGAAAATAAATTAATTATTGGAGATAATTATAATGCATTAAAGTCACTTAAAATTACTCATAAAGGCAAAATTAATATAATTTATATAGATCCTCCTTACAATACAGAATCTGCTCTAAAAGACGGAAATAGTTCATCAAAAGAAAAAATTACTTCTACATCTAAATTTGCATATAAAGATAAATTTGGACGTGGAGGATGACTTAATATGATAAACGAAAGATTAATTTTAGCAAAAGATCTTTTAACAGATGAAGGTTTAATTTTTGTTTCAATTGATGATTCTGAACAAGCTTATTTAAAAGTTTTAATGGATAATATATTTGGAGAAGATAATTTTGTAAATCAAATTGCTTGAGTGTCTAATAAAAAAGGAAGGCAAATTTCTAATTCTCTTTTAGCAAAAACTTATGAATATATTCTTATATATAGTAAAAATTCTGATAAAGAATTTAAATTTAATAAATTAGATCAAGAATATGCAAAAAAAATTATGCCATCTATTTACGAAAAAACAGATTATGAAATTATGAGAGATGAATATGGGGAATTTGTGATAAAGAATGAACTTCATAATTCGAACATAAAAGCTTTTAACATAAATACAAGAAAAAATCTATTTTTTCCCTTATTTATTATTGAAAATGAAATTTTCACAAATGATACAAAAAATAGAAATCAAAAAATTGTTTTTCCACCAAAAAATCAGGAAGGGTTACAAGGTGTTTGAAGATGATCAAAAGAGAAAATTGAAAATAGCAAGCAAGATTTATATATTGATGAAAAAAATAACCAAATAAAAATATATACAAAAATAAGAGACATGAGCATTTTTCCAAAAGACGTAATCTTATCTCCAAAAATTTCTACAAAATCAGGTACTTCAGAATTTTTGCAAATTTTTGAAGAAGAAAAATTTCAGTATCCAAAACCAGTAGAATTATTAAAATTTTTAATAAAAATATCAGGGAATAAAAATTCAATAGTATTAGATTTTTTTGCAGGTTCAGGAACAACAGGTCAAGCTGTTCTAGAGTTAAATAAAGAGGATGGGGGTAATAGAAATTTTATTCTTTGTACAAATAATGAAAATAATATTGCTGAAGAGATATCTTATGAAAGGTTATTTAGAATAATTACAGGTAAAACAACAGATGGAAATAAAAAATTTAAATGATTAGATAAAAATGAACCTTTCTATGGTGCAAAATTAAGGGTAATAAATATTGATGATAGTATTAAAATTTCTTTGAATGATCAAGTTTCTGAAAATGTTTATTATGACTGTGTAAAAGGTTTAAAATTACTAAATAACAATTACAACAAAGAAGGTTTAGAATTGTTTTATGATCTTTCTGCTCTTAATCCAATTAACGAGGAAGTTGTTTAATGAAGTTAACAAACTCACAAAAAAATGCAGTTATTAAATTATTTAATGCATTTGAAAAAAGATTTGAAAATAAATTTTCTTCTTTTAAAGCACCTACTGGTTCTGGTAAAACTTTTATGATATCTTCGCTAATTTCCGAAATTTTTAGTTCTGAAATTTTAAAAGAGAGAAAAACAATTTGTGTTATTGCAACTATTTCAAGTTCCAAACTTCCAGAATCTTTTGCTAATAAAATGGAAGAGTACAAAGAATTTCATAAATTTGATGACTATACAATCGAACATATTGTTTCTCCTTCAAATAGTGATTTTAAAGGTGAAGAAGTTAAAGAATTCAATTTAAAAAATAATAAAGTTTTTGTTTTTGGTGTTTCTTCTTTTGGAAAAAAAACAATTTTTTTTCAAAGAAATATTTTGAATAATTTTTTAACAGAAA encodes the following:
- a CDS encoding site-specific DNA-methyltransferase gives rise to the protein MSKKEKIIEKIKAYDRSYFNDDQKIIAIEIIKNCPEKEVQSYFDFIQFKRNTGFVFDYAPEIAKGRLITLRENVGKRINVFNEIQNDENKLIIGDNYNALKSLKITHKGKINIIYIDPPYNTESALKDGNSSSKEKITSTSKFAYKDKFGRGGWLNMINERLILAKDLLTDEGLIFVSIDDSEQAYLKVLMDNIFGEDNFVNQIAWVSNKKGRQISNSLLAKTYEYILIYSKNSDKEFKFNKLDQEYAKKIMPSIYEKTDYEIMRDEYGEFVIKNELHNSNIKAFNINTRKNLFFPLFIIENEIFTNDTKNRNQKIVFPPKNQEGLQGVWRWSKEKIENSKQDLYIDEKNNQIKIYTKIRDMSIFPKDVILSPKISTKSGTSEFLQIFEEEKFQYPKPVELLKFLIKISGNKNSIVLDFFAGSGTTGQAVLELNKEDGGNRNFILCTNNENNIAEEISYERLFRIITGKTTDGNKKFKWLDKNEPFYGAKLRVINIDDSIKISLNDQVSENVYYDCVKGLKLLNNNYNKEGLELFYDLSALNPINEEVV